A single genomic interval of Streptococcus oralis subsp. dentisani harbors:
- a CDS encoding YneF family protein gives MDLLLAIVLIVLAFLGGALGGMYLVRKQIEKEFADNPRLNAEAVRALLSANGQKPSEAKVQQVYHQIIRQQKAALANNKKK, from the coding sequence ATGGATTTACTTTTAGCAATTGTCTTGATTGTGCTAGCTTTTCTAGGAGGAGCTCTTGGAGGGATGTACTTGGTTCGTAAGCAAATCGAAAAAGAATTTGCGGACAACCCACGTTTGAACGCTGAGGCAGTTCGTGCTCTCTTGAGTGCAAATGGTCAAAAACCAAGCGAAGCCAAGGTACAACAAGTTTACCACCAAATTATCCGCCAACAAAAAGCAGCCCTTGCTAACAATAAAAAGAAATAA
- a CDS encoding nucleoside-triphosphate diphosphatase, with protein MAGKRDSCGACNFMTNKIYEYKDDQDWYVGVWDVYGGIYSLIKDPLELDFIDLARIFRDEENGFPITITVMRWSSNFRLLSFIVEILNAEAGHNLEVIQRQGALLLVENGKLLHVELPKEGVDVEAFFETSKVRETLLIATRNEGKTKEFRAIFDKLGYDVENLNDYPDLPEVAETGMTFEENARLKAETISQLTGKMVLADDSGLKVDVLGGLPGVWSARFAGVGATDRENNAKLLHELAMVFDLKDRSAQFHTTLVVASPNKESLVVEADWPGYINFEPKGENGFGYDPLFLVGETGKSAAELTLEEKNSQSHRALAVKKLLEVFPSWQSKPSL; from the coding sequence ATGGCTGGAAAAAGAGATTCATGTGGAGCATGTAACTTTATGACAAACAAAATTTACGAATACAAGGATGACCAGGACTGGTATGTCGGTGTCTGGGATGTCTACGGAGGCATCTATAGCCTTATCAAAGATCCTCTTGAGCTTGATTTTATAGATTTAGCGCGGATTTTTCGTGACGAGGAAAATGGCTTTCCGATTACGATAACAGTGATGCGCTGGTCTTCTAACTTTCGTCTGCTCTCCTTTATCGTTGAGATTTTAAATGCCGAAGCAGGCCACAATCTAGAAGTCATCCAACGTCAGGGAGCTCTGCTCTTGGTTGAAAATGGAAAGCTTTTGCATGTTGAATTGCCTAAAGAAGGAGTCGATGTAGAAGCCTTCTTTGAAACTAGCAAGGTTAGAGAAACTCTGCTCATTGCGACTCGTAACGAAGGCAAGACCAAGGAATTCCGAGCTATCTTTGACAAGTTAGGCTACGACGTGGAAAATCTCAATGACTATCCAGATCTGCCTGAAGTAGCCGAAACTGGTATGACCTTTGAAGAAAATGCTCGACTTAAAGCAGAAACTATTTCCCAATTAACAGGCAAGATGGTTTTGGCAGATGATTCTGGTCTCAAAGTAGATGTCCTCGGTGGCTTGCCAGGTGTCTGGTCAGCCCGTTTTGCTGGTGTGGGAGCAACTGACCGTGAAAACAATGCCAAACTCTTGCACGAATTGGCCATGGTCTTTGACCTCAAGGACCGTTCGGCTCAATTCCACACAACCCTAGTCGTAGCTAGTCCAAACAAGGAAAGCTTGGTGGTTGAAGCTGACTGGCCAGGTTATATTAACTTTGAACCCAAGGGGGAGAATGGTTTTGGTTATGATCCGCTCTTCCTTGTGGGAGAGACAGGTAAGTCAGCAGCTGAATTAACCCTTGAAGAAAAAAATAGCCAATCTCACCGCGCCTTAGCCGTTAAGAAACTTTTGGAGGTATTTCCATCATGGCAAAGCAAACCATCATTGTAA
- the xerD gene encoding site-specific tyrosine recombinase XerD has product MRDRISAFLEKKQGLSTNSKQSYRYDLEQFLDMVGERISETSLKIYQAQLANLKISAQKRKLSACNQFLYFLYQKGEVDSFYRLELAKQAEKQTEKPELLDLESFWQESNYPEGRLLALLILEIGLLPSEILALKVADINLDFQVLRINKASQQRIVTIPTTLIPELEPLMGQTYLFERGGKAYSRQWAFRQLESFVKEKGFPALSAQALREQFILRQIENKVDLYEIAKKLGLKTVLTLEKYR; this is encoded by the coding sequence ATGAGAGATAGGATTTCAGCCTTTTTAGAGAAAAAGCAGGGCTTGTCTACCAATTCAAAGCAGTCTTACAGGTATGATCTGGAGCAATTTTTAGATATGGTAGGGGAGCGGATCTCTGAGACCAGTCTCAAGATTTACCAAGCCCAGCTAGCCAATCTAAAAATCAGCGCCCAGAAGCGAAAACTTTCGGCCTGTAATCAATTTCTCTACTTTCTCTATCAAAAAGGAGAAGTGGACAGCTTTTACCGTCTGGAATTAGCCAAACAAGCTGAAAAGCAGACTGAAAAGCCAGAACTGTTAGACCTAGAGTCTTTTTGGCAGGAAAGTAATTATCCAGAGGGACGCTTGCTGGCGCTTCTTATCTTGGAAATAGGACTCTTGCCAAGCGAGATTTTAGCTCTTAAAGTTGCAGATATCAATCTGGATTTTCAGGTGTTGCGAATTAACAAGGCTTCCCAACAGAGGATTGTCACCATACCCACGACCTTGATTCCAGAGCTAGAACCCTTGATGGGGCAGACCTATCTCTTTGAAAGGGGAGGGAAAGCCTATTCTCGTCAGTGGGCCTTTCGTCAGCTGGAGTCCTTTGTCAAGGAGAAAGGTTTTCCAGCCTTATCCGCTCAAGCCTTGCGGGAACAGTTCATTCTAAGACAAATAGAAAACAAGGTCGATTTGTACGAAATTGCAAAAAAACTAGGATTAAAAACAGTCCTGACCTTAGAAAAATATAGATAA
- a CDS encoding metallophosphoesterase — protein sequence MAKQTIIVMSDSHGDSLIVEEIRDRYLGKVDAIFHDGDSELRPDSPLWEGIHVVKGNMDFYAGYPERLVTRLGPTKIIQTHGHLFDINFNFQKLDYWAQEEDADICLYGHLHVPNAWMEGKTLFLNPGSISQPRGTIRECLYARVEIDDSYFKVDFLTRDHEVYPGLSKEFAR from the coding sequence ATGGCAAAGCAAACCATCATTGTAATGAGTGATTCCCATGGCGATAGCTTGATTGTGGAAGAAATTCGTGATCGCTATCTGGGGAAAGTCGATGCCATTTTTCACGATGGTGACTCTGAACTCCGTCCAGACTCTCCGCTCTGGGAAGGCATCCATGTCGTCAAAGGCAACATGGACTTTTATGCTGGTTATCCAGAACGTTTGGTGACTCGACTTGGTCCGACCAAAATCATCCAGACCCATGGACACTTGTTTGATATCAATTTCAACTTTCAAAAGTTGGACTACTGGGCTCAGGAAGAAGATGCCGATATCTGTCTCTACGGTCACTTGCATGTACCAAATGCTTGGATGGAAGGCAAAACGCTCTTTCTCAATCCAGGCTCCATCAGCCAACCACGAGGAACCATCAGAGAATGTCTCTATGCCCGTGTGGAGATTGATGACAGCTATTTTAAAGTAGACTTTTTGACACGTGATCATGAGGTTTATCCAGGCTTGTCCAAGGAGTTTGCTCGATGA
- the racE gene encoding glutamate racemase has protein sequence MDNRPIGFLDSGVGGLTVVRELMRQLPHEEIVYIGDSARAPYGPRPAEQIREYTWQLVNFLLTKDVKMIVIACNTATAVVWEEIKAQLDIPVLGVILPGASAAIKSSQGGKIGVIGTPMTVQSDIYRQKIHDLDPDLQVESLACPKFAPLVESGALSTSVTKKVVYETLRPLVGKVDSLILGCTHYPLLRPIIQNVMGPKVQLIDSGAECVRDISVLLNYFEINRSRDAGPLQHRFYTTANSQSFAQIGAEWLEKEIHVEHVTL, from the coding sequence ATGGATAATCGACCAATTGGTTTTTTGGATTCGGGTGTTGGTGGCTTAACCGTTGTTCGTGAGCTCATGCGCCAGCTTCCCCATGAAGAAATCGTCTATATTGGAGATTCGGCACGGGCGCCCTATGGTCCCCGTCCTGCTGAGCAAATCCGTGAATATACTTGGCAGTTGGTCAACTTTCTCTTGACCAAGGATGTCAAGATGATTGTCATTGCTTGCAACACTGCGACTGCGGTCGTCTGGGAAGAAATCAAGGCCCAACTAGATATTCCTGTCTTAGGCGTGATTTTGCCAGGAGCTTCGGCAGCTATCAAGTCCAGTCAAGGTGGGAAAATCGGGGTCATTGGAACACCCATGACGGTCCAATCAGACATCTATCGTCAAAAAATCCATGATCTGGATCCGGACTTACAGGTGGAGAGTTTGGCCTGTCCCAAGTTTGCTCCCTTGGTGGAGTCTGGTGCCCTGTCAACCAGTGTAACCAAGAAAGTGGTTTATGAAACCCTGCGTCCCTTGGTCGGCAAGGTGGATAGCTTGATTCTGGGTTGTACCCATTATCCGCTCCTTCGCCCTATTATCCAGAATGTCATGGGACCAAAGGTTCAGCTGATCGATAGTGGTGCAGAGTGTGTACGAGATATCTCGGTTTTGCTTAACTATTTTGAAATCAATCGTAGCCGAGATGCGGGACCTCTTCAACATCGTTTTTACACAACAGCCAATAGCCAAAGTTTTGCCCAAATTGGAGCAGAATGGCTGGAAAAAGAGATTCATGTGGAGCATGTAACTTTATGA
- the treC gene encoding alpha,alpha-phosphotrehalase: MALDKGKVVYQIYPKSYKDTTGNGIGDFRGIIEKIPYLAKLGVDMVWLNPFYPSPQRDNGYDISDYMAVDPLFGDMADFEEMVRVGKEHKIDFMLDMVLNHCSTEHEWFQKALAGDQYYQDFFFIQDQPTDWQSKFGGSAWAPFGDTGKYYLHLFDETQADLNWRNPNVRKELFKVVNFWRDKGVKGFRFDVINLIGKDEVLVDCPENEGKPAYTDKPIVHDYLRMMNQATFGSDDSFMTVGEMSSTTMENCVLYSSPERQELSMTFNFHHLKVDYKDGQKWTLAPFDFEELKGLYHSWGKEMSDKNGWSALFWNNHDQPRALNRFIDIQNFRNEGATMLAASIHLSRGTPYIYMGEEIGMVDPDYDSMDDYVDVESLNAYQMLLKEGKSQEEAFQIIQAKSRDNSRTPMQWDASENAGFTKGTPWLKAGKSYPHINVENEIQGPIFAFYQNLIRLRKEMPIISEGSYKPAFEDSKQVYAFERQYEDEKLLVLNNFYATEVEIDLPVVYQNGQILLSNYEDVEVSETILLKPYQTLAIYVN, from the coding sequence ATGGCACTTGATAAAGGAAAAGTAGTCTATCAAATCTATCCAAAATCATACAAAGACACCACTGGAAATGGTATTGGGGATTTCCGTGGGATTATCGAAAAAATTCCCTATCTAGCCAAACTGGGCGTTGATATGGTCTGGCTCAATCCGTTCTATCCAAGCCCCCAACGGGATAATGGCTACGATATTTCAGATTATATGGCAGTAGATCCTCTTTTTGGTGATATGGCTGATTTTGAGGAGATGGTGCGTGTCGGTAAAGAACACAAGATTGACTTTATGCTGGATATGGTGCTCAATCATTGTTCGACAGAACACGAATGGTTTCAGAAAGCCCTAGCTGGCGACCAGTACTACCAAGACTTTTTCTTCATCCAAGACCAACCGACAGACTGGCAGTCTAAGTTTGGCGGCTCTGCCTGGGCACCTTTCGGGGATACAGGGAAATATTACCTCCATCTCTTTGATGAGACCCAGGCTGACCTTAATTGGCGCAATCCCAATGTCCGCAAGGAGCTTTTCAAGGTTGTTAATTTCTGGCGAGACAAGGGGGTCAAAGGTTTCCGATTTGATGTGATTAACTTAATCGGCAAGGATGAGGTTTTAGTGGATTGTCCTGAAAATGAAGGAAAGCCAGCTTACACAGACAAGCCCATTGTTCATGACTATTTGCGCATGATGAATCAAGCCACTTTTGGATCAGACGATAGCTTTATGACAGTTGGGGAAATGTCCTCGACAACCATGGAAAACTGTGTCCTCTATTCGTCACCTGAACGTCAGGAATTATCCATGACCTTTAATTTCCATCATCTCAAGGTGGACTACAAGGATGGGCAGAAGTGGACTTTAGCTCCCTTTGATTTCGAAGAGTTGAAAGGTCTTTACCATAGCTGGGGCAAGGAAATGAGTGACAAAAACGGCTGGAGCGCCCTCTTTTGGAACAATCACGACCAACCACGTGCCTTGAACCGTTTTATTGATATTCAAAACTTCCGTAATGAAGGGGCGACCATGCTGGCTGCCAGCATTCACCTGTCACGTGGGACACCTTATATCTACATGGGCGAGGAAATCGGGATGGTTGACCCTGATTATGATTCGATGGATGATTATGTGGATGTAGAGTCGCTTAATGCTTACCAGATGCTCTTAAAAGAAGGGAAAAGTCAGGAAGAAGCCTTCCAGATTATTCAGGCTAAGTCTCGTGATAACTCACGAACTCCTATGCAGTGGGATGCTTCGGAAAATGCAGGTTTTACAAAAGGAACTCCTTGGCTGAAGGCAGGAAAATCCTACCCTCACATCAACGTAGAAAATGAAATCCAAGGCCCAATTTTCGCCTTCTACCAAAACTTGATTCGACTTCGTAAGGAAATGCCGATTATCTCAGAAGGAAGCTACAAACCAGCTTTTGAAGACAGTAAGCAAGTCTATGCCTTTGAACGTCAGTATGAGGATGAAAAATTACTGGTCCTCAATAACTTTTATGCCACAGAAGTGGAAATCGACTTGCCAGTGGTCTACCAAAATGGACAAATTTTGCTTTCTAACTATGAAGATGTAGAAGTATCAGAAACAATTCTTCTAAAACCTTATCAAACACTGGCTATTTATGTAAATTAA
- the cbpB gene encoding cyclic-di-AMP-binding protein CbpB: MIAKEFEAFLLEQEETFLTPAENLAALIDTHNADHAILVLSQITYTRIPVVTFDKRFVGTIGLRDILAYQMEQGLTDEQMATTDIVNMTKTDVAVVAPDYNITEVLHKLVDEPFLPVVDDEGIFQGIITRKSILKAVNALLHDFSKEYEIRCK; encoded by the coding sequence ATGATTGCCAAGGAATTTGAAGCATTTTTACTGGAGCAGGAAGAGACTTTTCTTACCCCCGCTGAGAATCTAGCAGCCTTGATTGATACCCATAATGCTGATCATGCGATTTTAGTGTTGAGCCAAATCACCTATACCCGTATCCCTGTTGTGACCTTTGACAAACGCTTTGTTGGAACCATTGGGCTGAGAGACATTTTGGCTTATCAGATGGAGCAAGGTTTGACGGATGAGCAGATGGCAACGACAGACATCGTCAATATGACCAAGACAGATGTGGCAGTCGTCGCTCCAGACTATAACATCACTGAAGTCCTCCATAAACTGGTGGATGAACCCTTCTTGCCAGTGGTAGATGATGAAGGAATTTTCCAAGGAATCATCACGCGCAAGTCCATCCTCAAGGCCGTTAATGCTCTCTTACATGACTTTAGTAAGGAATATGAGATTCGATGCAAATGA